The Actinomycetota bacterium genome includes a region encoding these proteins:
- the ccsA gene encoding cytochrome c biogenesis protein CcsA has product MEKLTVVVFWLALVCSVASSLAYIGNFVSRAERRLHVYMALGTALASFLLLLVVIFVRAGMLGISQTAGPFTVRVVFAAVVIGVFLLIETVYAGKNPKVKALGMFVMPVSALLQFMAWHSYALTEPLTEQLRHYWVGIHVTFAVFAYSAMTVALAMAIIYLLQERQLKNMRKKKPGKIFRKLPSLETSDEFCHKAITFSFTFLTLVIATGIIRAEMLPEWSQWYMDPKILMAIATWVVYGAYLFVRSTLGWQGKRSNIFAILGFAVAVFTYLIGNSDIITEIIPSMHRYGGGLG; this is encoded by the coding sequence TTGGAGAAATTAACAGTCGTTGTCTTTTGGCTGGCGCTGGTGTGCAGTGTCGCCAGTAGTCTGGCGTATATCGGGAACTTCGTCTCACGGGCCGAACGTCGGCTCCATGTTTATATGGCGCTCGGTACGGCACTGGCATCGTTTTTACTATTGCTTGTCGTAATATTCGTGCGCGCCGGTATGCTGGGCATATCGCAGACCGCGGGCCCGTTTACGGTTCGCGTCGTTTTTGCCGCAGTCGTCATCGGCGTTTTTCTGCTGATAGAGACGGTGTACGCGGGTAAAAACCCGAAGGTAAAAGCGCTCGGCATGTTCGTCATGCCGGTATCGGCGCTCTTGCAGTTTATGGCCTGGCATTCCTACGCGTTGACCGAGCCGTTGACCGAGCAGCTCCGCCATTATTGGGTCGGTATCCATGTGACCTTCGCGGTCTTTGCGTATTCCGCGATGACGGTCGCGTTGGCGATGGCGATTATATACCTCTTGCAGGAGCGGCAGTTAAAGAACATGCGTAAGAAGAAGCCGGGCAAAATATTTCGTAAACTGCCGTCGCTTGAGACATCGGACGAGTTTTGCCACAAGGCGATAACATTTAGCTTCACGTTTTTGACGCTGGTCATCGCCACCGGTATTATTAGGGCCGAGATGCTGCCGGAGTGGTCGCAGTGGTATATGGACCCGAAGATTTTGATGGCGATCGCCACTTGGGTGGTGTATGGCGCGTACTTGTTCGTTCGCTCGACGCTAGGATGGCAGGGCAAAAGATCGAATATATTTGCTATACTCGGATTTGCAGTCGCAGTATTCACGTACCTTATAGGCAACAGCGATATCATAACAGAGATCATACCGAGCATGCATAGATATGGTGGAGGTCTCGGGTAG